One stretch of Sulfuricystis multivorans DNA includes these proteins:
- a CDS encoding TRAP transporter large permease, with product MIEFLQANLAPVMFAGLIVFLLLGYSVAFSLAACGLFFGYLGVELGLLPESLLHALPLRMIGILKNDTLLAIPFFTFMGLVLERSGMAEDLLDTIGQLFGPIRGGLAYATVFVGAMLAATTGVVAASVISMGLISLPIMLRYGYDRRLACGVIAASGTLAQIIPPSLVLIVIADQLGRSVGDLYTGAFIPGFVLTLLYVFWVLAVSLVKPAAAPALPLEARTIREPDGSTGNRSLLVLTALSLLAAIVFAQTRSPEAPKDETIVLAMCVGIGTAFLLALINRVAKLGLLSRMAERVTFVLIPPLALIFLVLGTIFIGVATPTEGGAMGAVGALAMAISRRRLTIPLLKQAMEATLKLSSFVMFILLGATVFSLTFQGVDGPRWVEHLLTSLPGGQLGFLIFVNALVFGLAFFLDFFELAFIIIPLLAPVADKMGIDLVWFGVLLAVNMQTSFMHPPFGFALFYLRSVAPHEKYLDHVTKKEIAPVTTTQIYWGAIPFVVIQVVMVGVLIAFPQLVTGRLEKKQAVDLDTIQIEVAPSDYDRPQEGGPAPAEEKPLAPAASEPQADGGTWDEKKQDDPAAALLEEMAKEGKKR from the coding sequence ATGATCGAATTCCTGCAGGCCAACCTGGCGCCGGTGATGTTCGCCGGGCTGATCGTCTTTCTGCTGCTGGGTTATTCGGTGGCTTTTTCTCTGGCTGCCTGCGGCTTGTTTTTCGGCTATCTGGGTGTCGAGCTGGGGTTGCTGCCCGAATCGCTGCTGCACGCGCTGCCCTTGCGCATGATCGGTATCCTCAAGAACGACACCTTGCTGGCGATCCCGTTTTTTACCTTCATGGGATTGGTCCTCGAGCGCTCCGGCATGGCGGAGGACCTGCTCGATACGATCGGGCAGCTGTTCGGCCCGATCCGCGGTGGCCTGGCTTACGCGACGGTTTTCGTCGGTGCGATGCTCGCGGCCACAACGGGCGTGGTGGCGGCATCGGTCATTTCGATGGGGCTCATTTCCCTGCCGATCATGTTGCGCTACGGCTATGATCGGCGGCTTGCTTGCGGCGTGATCGCCGCCTCGGGCACGCTGGCGCAGATCATCCCGCCCTCGCTGGTGCTGATCGTCATCGCCGACCAGCTCGGGCGTAGTGTCGGCGATCTCTACACCGGTGCGTTCATTCCCGGTTTCGTGTTGACGCTGCTCTATGTCTTCTGGGTTCTTGCCGTGAGCCTGGTGAAACCGGCTGCCGCCCCGGCCTTGCCCCTCGAAGCGCGCACCATCCGCGAGCCCGACGGCAGTACCGGCAATCGTTCCCTGCTCGTGCTGACGGCGCTCTCCCTCCTGGCCGCGATCGTTTTTGCCCAGACCCGCTCACCGGAAGCCCCCAAGGACGAGACCATCGTTCTCGCGATGTGTGTCGGCATCGGCACGGCTTTTCTGCTGGCGCTCATCAACCGGGTCGCGAAATTGGGGCTGCTCTCGCGGATGGCCGAACGCGTCACCTTCGTGCTGATACCGCCGCTGGCGCTGATCTTCCTCGTCCTCGGAACGATTTTCATCGGCGTCGCGACGCCGACCGAGGGTGGCGCGATGGGTGCCGTGGGCGCCCTGGCGATGGCGATCTCTCGCCGCCGCCTGACGATCCCGCTCCTCAAACAGGCGATGGAGGCCACCCTGAAACTGTCGTCGTTCGTGATGTTCATCCTGCTCGGCGCCACGGTGTTCAGCCTGACCTTCCAGGGCGTCGATGGCCCGCGCTGGGTCGAACATCTGCTGACCAGCCTGCCCGGCGGTCAGCTTGGCTTCCTGATCTTCGTCAATGCCTTGGTGTTCGGTCTGGCGTTCTTTCTCGACTTCTTCGAGCTGGCATTCATCATCATTCCGCTGCTCGCGCCCGTGGCGGACAAGATGGGCATCGATTTGGTCTGGTTCGGCGTCCTGCTGGCCGTGAACATGCAGACCTCTTTCATGCACCCGCCGTTTGGTTTCGCATTGTTTTATCTGCGCAGCGTGGCGCCGCACGAGAAGTATCTCGATCACGTCACCAAGAAAGAAATCGCCCCGGTCACTACCACGCAGATCTATTGGGGAGCGATTCCCTTCGTGGTCATCCAGGTGGTGATGGTCGGGGTCTTGATCGCTTTCCCGCAGCTGGTCACCGGTCGCCTCGAAAAGAAACAGGCGGTCGATCTCGATACGATCCAGATCGAAGTGGCACCCTCGGATTACGATCGGCCGCAGGAGGGGGGGCCGGCACCGGCCGAGGAAAAGCCTCTCGCGCCTGCTGCTTCGGAGCCTCAAGCGGATGGCGGGACATGGGATGAGAAAAAGCAGGACGACCCTGCTGCGGCGCTGCTCGAAGAGATGGCCAAGGAAGGGAAGAAGCGGTAG
- a CDS encoding S41 family peptidase, which translates to MRSKLQQFGLVLVGLIAGIALSINFSAIAQKGGDAPLPVEELKSFADVFNAIKQGYVEPVEDKTLIRHAISGMLNNLDPHSAYLDEEAFKDLQVSTQGEFGGLGIEVGMEDGLVKVISPIEDTPAFRAGVKAGDLIFKLDDTPVKGMTLGDAVKKMRGKPKTSIRLSILRQGETKPIEITIVRDVIKVQSVKSKLIEPGYGYLRVTQFQEETVADLVKHFERLVKADADAKGTGLKGLVLDLRNDPGGLLHSAIGVSAAFLPPGSLVVTTDGRVEDAKRKYSAAAEDYLRGHREDPLKKLPAIAKSVPLIVLVNGGSASASEIVAGALQDHKRAVVMGTQTFGKGSVQTVLPLSGKTAIKLTTARYYTPSGRSIQAKGIEPDIVVAETPNGGSRERLREADLERHLANDKDGKDAQMPAPKKSEKDKGGAKPSEEEARAAPIEFASKNDYQLTQALNLLKALNVIKK; encoded by the coding sequence ATGCGTAGCAAGCTGCAGCAATTCGGCCTCGTGCTCGTCGGACTGATCGCCGGCATCGCCTTGAGTATCAATTTTTCCGCGATCGCACAAAAAGGCGGCGATGCGCCGCTGCCGGTCGAAGAGCTCAAAAGCTTCGCCGATGTCTTCAACGCCATCAAGCAAGGCTATGTCGAGCCGGTCGAGGACAAGACGCTGATCCGCCATGCGATCTCCGGCATGTTGAACAACCTCGATCCGCATTCGGCCTATCTCGACGAGGAAGCCTTCAAGGATCTGCAGGTGTCCACGCAGGGCGAGTTCGGCGGCCTGGGGATCGAAGTCGGCATGGAGGATGGGCTGGTCAAGGTGATCTCGCCGATCGAGGATACCCCGGCCTTCCGTGCCGGCGTCAAGGCCGGCGATCTGATCTTCAAGCTCGACGACACGCCGGTCAAGGGCATGACGCTCGGCGATGCGGTGAAGAAGATGCGTGGCAAGCCGAAGACCTCGATCCGGCTGTCGATCTTACGCCAGGGTGAGACCAAGCCGATCGAGATCACCATCGTGCGCGACGTGATCAAGGTGCAAAGCGTCAAGTCGAAGCTGATCGAGCCGGGTTACGGCTATCTGCGCGTCACCCAGTTCCAGGAAGAAACCGTCGCCGATCTGGTGAAACATTTCGAGCGGCTCGTCAAGGCCGATGCCGACGCGAAAGGCACGGGCCTCAAAGGTCTGGTGCTCGATTTGCGCAACGACCCAGGCGGGCTGCTCCATTCCGCGATCGGCGTCTCCGCGGCCTTCCTGCCGCCGGGCAGCCTCGTCGTCACCACCGACGGCCGGGTCGAGGATGCGAAGCGCAAATACAGTGCCGCCGCCGAGGATTACCTGCGCGGCCACCGCGAGGATCCTCTGAAGAAATTGCCCGCGATTGCGAAGAGTGTGCCGCTGATCGTGCTCGTCAATGGCGGCTCGGCTTCCGCTTCCGAAATCGTCGCCGGCGCGTTGCAGGATCACAAGCGCGCGGTCGTGATGGGCACGCAGACCTTCGGCAAGGGCTCGGTGCAGACGGTGCTGCCGCTTTCCGGCAAGACGGCGATCAAGCTGACCACCGCGCGCTACTACACGCCGAGTGGCCGTTCGATCCAGGCCAAGGGCATCGAGCCGGACATCGTCGTCGCGGAAACCCCGAACGGCGGCTCGCGCGAACGCCTGCGCGAAGCCGATCTCGAGCGCCACCTCGCCAACGACAAGGACGGCAAGGACGCGCAGATGCCTGCACCGAAGAAGAGCGAGAAGGACAAAGGCGGCGCGAAGCCCTCGGAGGAAGAAGCGCGCGCCGCGCCGATCGAGTTCGCCTCGAAGAACGACTATCAGCTCACGCAGGCGCTGAATCTGCTCAAGGCTCTCAACGTCATCAAGAAATGA
- the ribD gene encoding bifunctional diaminohydroxyphosphoribosylaminopyrimidine deaminase/5-amino-6-(5-phosphoribosylamino)uracil reductase RibD has product MARALQLAARGLYTTTPNPRVGCVLVRDGIIIGEGWHEKAGGPHAEVAALQKVGSGDTAGCTAYVTLEPCSHHGRTPPCANALIAAGVERVVAAMEDPNPLVAGQGLERLRAAGIEVACGLLADEARELNIGFVSRMTRGRPWLRLKVATSLDGKTALANGVSQWITGADARRHAHAWRARSCALITGIGTVRDDDPRLTVRDIATPRQPLRVVVDSRLEISPAAAILQSGHCLIACASENAEKAARLAALGAEVIVLANAQGQVDLAALLQELGRRGINEVMVEAGLKLNGSLLREGLVDELLIYQAPLLLGDSARGMADFGHLTELAAAKRLQIVECRSISADFFIRARIE; this is encoded by the coding sequence ATGGCGCGGGCGCTGCAACTCGCAGCGCGCGGCCTTTACACCACCACGCCCAATCCGCGGGTTGGTTGCGTGTTGGTCAGAGACGGGATCATCATCGGCGAGGGGTGGCACGAAAAGGCCGGCGGGCCGCACGCCGAAGTCGCCGCCCTGCAAAAGGTCGGCTCGGGCGATACGGCGGGCTGCACCGCCTACGTGACGCTCGAACCCTGCTCGCATCATGGCCGCACGCCGCCCTGCGCGAATGCGTTGATCGCGGCGGGTGTCGAACGTGTCGTCGCGGCAATGGAGGATCCGAACCCGCTCGTCGCCGGTCAGGGGCTCGAAAGGCTGCGCGCCGCCGGCATCGAGGTCGCCTGCGGCCTGCTGGCAGACGAGGCGCGCGAGCTCAACATCGGCTTCGTCTCGCGCATGACGCGCGGCCGACCGTGGCTACGGCTGAAAGTCGCGACGAGTCTCGACGGCAAGACCGCGCTCGCCAATGGGGTGTCGCAATGGATCACCGGAGCGGACGCGCGCCGCCATGCCCATGCTTGGCGCGCACGCTCGTGCGCGCTCATCACCGGCATCGGCACCGTGCGCGATGACGATCCGCGTCTGACGGTGCGCGACATCGCCACGCCACGCCAGCCGCTCAGAGTCGTCGTCGACAGCCGGCTGGAAATTTCTCCCGCCGCGGCGATCCTCCAGTCTGGTCATTGCCTGATCGCCTGCGCGAGTGAGAATGCCGAAAAGGCCGCCCGGCTTGCCGCGCTGGGCGCGGAAGTCATCGTGTTGGCGAATGCCCAGGGCCAGGTCGATCTCGCCGCCTTGCTGCAGGAACTCGGCCGGCGCGGCATCAACGAAGTGATGGTCGAGGCCGGTTTGAAACTCAACGGCTCGCTGCTGCGCGAAGGGCTGGTCGATGAACTGCTGATCTACCAGGCGCCGCTGCTACTCGGCGACAGCGCGCGTGGGATGGCCGATTTCGGGCATCTCACCGAGCTTGCCGCAGCGAAACGTTTGCAGATCGTCGAGTGCCGTTCCATCAGCGCCGATTTTTTCATCCGGGCGCGCATCGAGTAG
- the glyA gene encoding serine hydroxymethyltransferase: MFSKQDSLAKIDPEIFAAIRQENQRQEDHIELIASENYVSWAVMEAQGSQLTNKYAEGYPGKRYYGGCEYVDIVEQLAIDRAKKLFGAEAANVQPNSGSQANQAVFMAFLQPGDTVMGMSLAEGGHLTHGMALNMSGKWFKVVPYGLDEHEAIDYAQVERLAFEHKPKLIIAGASAYALKIDFERFAKIAKAVGAIFMVDMAHYAGLVAAGFYPNPVPHADVVTSTTHKTLRGPRGGLILMKAEHEKAINSAIFPGLQGGPLMHVIAAKAVAFKEAMSKEFRAYQEQVIENAQVMVKVLKQRGLRIVSGRTESHVFLVDLRAKAITGKDAEAALGKAHITVNKNAIPNDPQKPFVTSGIRIGTPAMTTRGFTEIEAEQVANLIADVLDAPNDEAVLERVRNDVAALCRKFPVYG, translated from the coding sequence ATGTTCTCGAAACAAGACAGCCTCGCCAAGATAGACCCGGAAATCTTTGCCGCGATCCGCCAGGAAAACCAGCGGCAGGAAGACCACATCGAACTGATCGCCTCGGAAAACTACGTCTCCTGGGCCGTGATGGAAGCCCAGGGCTCCCAACTCACCAACAAATACGCCGAAGGCTATCCGGGCAAGCGTTATTACGGCGGCTGCGAATACGTGGATATCGTCGAGCAGCTGGCGATCGATCGTGCCAAAAAACTCTTTGGCGCCGAAGCGGCCAACGTGCAGCCGAATTCCGGCTCGCAGGCCAATCAGGCGGTGTTCATGGCGTTCTTGCAGCCCGGCGATACGGTGATGGGCATGAGTCTTGCCGAGGGCGGCCATCTTACGCACGGCATGGCGCTCAACATGTCCGGCAAATGGTTCAAGGTCGTGCCCTACGGGCTCGATGAGCACGAAGCCATCGACTATGCGCAAGTCGAGCGGCTCGCCTTCGAGCACAAGCCGAAGCTGATCATCGCCGGCGCCTCGGCCTATGCGCTGAAGATCGATTTCGAGCGGTTCGCGAAGATCGCCAAGGCGGTCGGCGCGATCTTCATGGTGGATATGGCGCACTACGCCGGGCTGGTGGCCGCCGGTTTCTATCCGAACCCGGTGCCGCACGCCGACGTCGTCACTTCGACCACCCACAAGACGCTGCGCGGCCCGCGCGGCGGACTGATCCTGATGAAGGCCGAGCACGAGAAGGCGATCAACTCGGCGATCTTCCCGGGGTTGCAGGGCGGGCCGCTGATGCACGTGATCGCCGCCAAGGCCGTCGCCTTCAAGGAAGCGATGAGCAAGGAATTCCGCGCCTATCAGGAACAGGTGATCGAGAATGCCCAGGTGATGGTGAAAGTCCTCAAGCAGCGGGGCTTGCGCATCGTCTCCGGCCGCACCGAGAGCCACGTCTTCTTGGTCGACCTGCGCGCCAAGGCCATTACCGGCAAGGACGCGGAAGCCGCTCTCGGCAAGGCGCACATCACGGTGAACAAAAACGCGATCCCCAACGATCCGCAAAAGCCCTTCGTCACCAGCGGCATCCGCATCGGCACGCCGGCGATGACGACGCGCGGCTTCACGGAAATCGAGGCGGAACAAGTCGCCAACCTGATCGCCGATGTGCTCGACGCGCCCAACGACGAAGCAGTGCTCGAGCGCGTGCGCAACGACGTCGCGGCCTTGTGCAGGAAATTCCCGGTTTACGGCTGA
- a CDS encoding TRAP transporter small permease subunit, producing the protein MKFLLQFARLIDALSEAVGRAAIWLVLAAVLVSAGNAIVRKTFDISSNAWLEIQWYLFAAIFLLGAAFTMLRQGHVKIDVISGRFSKRTQIKIEIFGIVCFLFPFVYQVIRLVWPLVVQAWTTGEMSENAGGLIRWPVYALIPAGFLLLGLQGLSELIKRIAFLQGLCPDPTHSAQTKTAEEELAEEIRKHQVADEVVEMVEAAEEQIAGESRKGGLG; encoded by the coding sequence ATGAAATTCCTGCTGCAATTTGCGAGGCTGATCGACGCCTTGAGCGAGGCGGTCGGCCGTGCGGCGATATGGCTGGTGCTGGCCGCGGTGCTGGTTTCCGCCGGCAATGCGATCGTGCGCAAGACTTTCGATATCAGCTCGAACGCCTGGCTCGAGATCCAGTGGTACCTGTTCGCCGCGATCTTCCTGCTGGGTGCGGCGTTCACGATGCTGCGTCAGGGACATGTCAAGATCGATGTGATCAGCGGACGTTTTTCCAAGCGTACCCAGATCAAGATCGAGATCTTCGGCATCGTCTGCTTCCTGTTCCCGTTCGTTTATCAGGTGATCCGGCTGGTCTGGCCCCTCGTCGTCCAGGCCTGGACGACCGGGGAGATGTCCGAGAATGCCGGAGGACTGATCCGCTGGCCGGTCTATGCGCTGATCCCCGCCGGTTTTCTACTCCTCGGTCTGCAAGGTCTTTCCGAGCTGATCAAGCGCATCGCTTTTCTGCAAGGCCTGTGCCCCGACCCGACTCATTCTGCGCAGACCAAGACCGCTGAAGAAGAACTGGCCGAGGAAATCCGCAAACACCAGGTGGCCGACGAAGTCGTGGAGATGGTGGAGGCTGCGGAGGAGCAAATCGCCGGCGAAAGCCGCAAGGGAGGGCTAGGATGA
- the nrdR gene encoding transcriptional regulator NrdR — protein sequence MRCPYCNEDNTQVVDTRENEEGDTVRRRRRCLACEKRFTTYERVELQLPLVVKKNGSRVEYDRDKLKSSMMLALRKRPVSSESVEAALDRIEEKLVQMGEREVASERIGELVMRELKKLDKVAYIRFASVYRNFEDVDEFSEAIREVKTPRRRSSHK from the coding sequence ATGCGCTGTCCTTACTGCAACGAGGACAATACCCAGGTCGTCGACACGCGTGAGAACGAGGAAGGCGACACCGTACGCCGACGTCGGCGCTGCCTTGCCTGTGAGAAACGCTTCACCACTTACGAGCGGGTCGAGCTGCAACTGCCGCTGGTCGTCAAGAAGAACGGCAGCCGCGTCGAATACGATCGCGACAAACTCAAATCGAGCATGATGCTGGCGCTCCGGAAGCGTCCGGTCAGTTCGGAAAGCGTGGAGGCCGCGCTCGATCGCATCGAGGAAAAGCTCGTGCAGATGGGCGAACGCGAGGTGGCCTCGGAGCGCATCGGCGAGCTGGTGATGCGCGAACTGAAGAAGCTCGACAAGGTGGCCTACATCCGCTTCGCCTCGGTGTATCGCAATTTCGAAGACGTCGACGAGTTCTCCGAAGCGATCCGCGAGGTGAAGACCCCACGGCGGCGCTCGAGCCACAAGTGA
- a CDS encoding ArsR/SmtB family transcription factor, translating to MSHPRTAIDDLAARHDQIMIAARALKSISHPLRLKILCVVGDREVCVQEIVDAVGTSQSNISQHLAILRDKGILATRKEANRVFYRVADQRTLQLVGMMREVFCGVSPTA from the coding sequence ATGAGTCATCCTCGCACCGCCATCGACGATCTCGCCGCTCGTCACGACCAGATCATGATCGCCGCACGCGCGTTGAAATCGATCTCGCATCCGTTGCGGCTGAAGATCCTCTGTGTCGTCGGCGACCGGGAAGTCTGCGTGCAGGAGATCGTCGATGCCGTCGGCACCTCGCAGAGCAATATTTCGCAGCATCTCGCGATCCTGCGCGACAAGGGCATCCTCGCGACGCGCAAGGAGGCCAACCGGGTCTTCTACCGCGTCGCCGACCAGCGCACCTTGCAGCTCGTCGGCATGATGCGCGAGGTGTTCTGCGGCGTCAGTCCGACCGCCTGA
- a CDS encoding murein hydrolase activator EnvC family protein, protein MTRAASSFLLAVALLPTLAWGAGEREKAKLDAVREQRTALERRLREKESARATIVGQLRETERAIAASARKLRALGEERAAARTELIKHEDEFKRLEMQTAARQAQLAALLRHQFRPQETDALAMWLSGDDPNQAARDRYFLAQLARTKVELIQQLRKDAAESRRLAELVRQRNAKLAELARHEEAERVTLRQQQQERQALLTKLSSQIRAQRRTIETLKQDERRLADLLASLAKKKTPARPSKAPAGKTPSVSPAAPTPSTEPSAASGAFARLRGRLPWPVKGSVAARFGTPREEGRLLWKGLFIRAPEGTDVRAVADGVVVFADWLRGYGNLLIIDHDDGFLSIYGNNQTLLAEVGQKVSAGKPVATVGASGGLPESGLYFELRHRGQAFDPGKWLAGP, encoded by the coding sequence TTGACCCGCGCCGCCTCCAGTTTCCTCCTTGCCGTGGCGCTCCTCCCAACGCTGGCGTGGGGGGCGGGAGAACGCGAGAAGGCGAAACTCGATGCCGTGCGCGAGCAGCGCACGGCGCTCGAGCGTCGATTACGGGAAAAAGAGTCGGCGCGCGCGACGATCGTCGGTCAGCTGCGCGAAACCGAACGGGCGATCGCCGCCAGCGCCCGCAAGCTGCGCGCCTTGGGCGAGGAACGCGCCGCAGCGCGCACCGAGCTTATCAAGCATGAGGATGAGTTCAAGCGGCTTGAAATGCAGACCGCGGCTCGTCAGGCTCAGCTCGCAGCGTTGCTGCGCCACCAGTTCCGGCCCCAGGAGACCGATGCTCTGGCGATGTGGCTTTCCGGTGACGATCCGAACCAAGCCGCGCGCGATCGCTATTTCCTGGCTCAGCTCGCTCGCACGAAAGTCGAATTGATCCAGCAGTTGCGCAAGGATGCGGCCGAGAGCCGGCGTCTTGCCGAGCTCGTCCGCCAACGCAATGCGAAGCTCGCCGAACTGGCCCGCCACGAAGAGGCGGAACGCGTCACCCTGCGCCAGCAGCAGCAGGAACGCCAGGCCTTGCTAACGAAACTTTCCAGCCAGATCCGGGCGCAGCGGCGCACGATCGAGACCTTGAAACAGGACGAGCGGCGGCTTGCCGATCTGCTCGCCTCACTGGCGAAAAAGAAAACACCGGCGCGTCCGTCCAAAGCGCCAGCGGGCAAAACTCCGAGTGTTTCTCCTGCAGCCCCGACGCCCAGCACCGAGCCAAGCGCTGCGAGTGGAGCTTTCGCCCGGCTGCGCGGCCGGCTGCCCTGGCCGGTCAAGGGCAGCGTTGCCGCGCGCTTCGGCACTCCTCGCGAGGAAGGCCGACTGCTCTGGAAAGGGCTGTTCATCCGCGCGCCGGAAGGTACCGACGTGCGCGCCGTTGCCGACGGCGTGGTGGTATTCGCCGACTGGCTGCGCGGCTATGGCAACCTGCTGATCATCGACCATGATGATGGCTTCCTGTCGATCTACGGCAACAACCAGACCCTGCTCGCCGAGGTCGGTCAGAAGGTGAGTGCCGGCAAACCGGTGGCCACGGTCGGCGCGAGTGGGGGCTTGCCGGAATCGGGTTTATACTTTGAGCTCAGGCATAGAGGGCAGGCATTCGATCCCGGCAAATGGCTTGCCGGACCGTGA
- the gpmA gene encoding 2,3-diphosphoglycerate-dependent phosphoglycerate mutase: protein MYKLVLLRHGESTWNQENRFTGWTDVGLTEKGIAEAKAAGQLLKAQGFDFDIAYTSMLKRAIKTLWIVLEEMDRMWLPVVNSWRLNERHYGALQGLNKAETAAKFGEEQVKLWRRSYAVRPPALDKNDPRYDAHDPRYANLAPGLYPAAECLKDTVERFLPIWFDSIAPAVKSGKRVLVTAHGNSLRALIKYLDNISDQDIVNLNVPTGQPLVYEFDAELQPVRSYYLGDPETVAAAQAAVANQGKAKA from the coding sequence ATGTACAAACTCGTATTGCTGCGCCACGGCGAATCCACCTGGAACCAGGAAAACCGCTTCACCGGCTGGACCGATGTCGGTCTGACCGAGAAAGGCATCGCCGAGGCGAAGGCCGCCGGCCAGCTTTTGAAGGCGCAAGGTTTCGATTTCGACATCGCCTATACCTCTATGCTCAAGCGGGCGATCAAGACGCTGTGGATCGTGCTCGAGGAAATGGATCGCATGTGGCTGCCGGTGGTCAATTCCTGGCGGCTCAACGAGCGGCATTACGGCGCTTTGCAGGGACTCAACAAGGCCGAGACGGCCGCCAAGTTCGGCGAGGAGCAGGTGAAGCTCTGGCGGCGTTCCTACGCTGTGCGACCGCCGGCGCTCGACAAGAACGACCCGCGCTATGACGCGCATGATCCGCGTTACGCGAATCTCGCCCCGGGGCTCTACCCGGCCGCGGAGTGCCTGAAGGACACGGTCGAACGCTTCCTGCCGATCTGGTTCGACAGCATCGCGCCGGCGGTCAAATCCGGTAAGCGCGTGCTCGTCACCGCGCATGGCAACAGCCTGCGGGCGCTGATCAAGTATCTCGACAACATCTCCGATCAGGACATCGTCAATCTCAATGTGCCGACCGGCCAGCCGCTGGTGTATGAGTTCGATGCCGAGCTGCAGCCTGTTCGCAGCTACTATCTGGGTGACCCGGAAACGGTCGCCGCCGCCCAGGCCGCCGTGGCGAACCAGGGCAAAGCCAAGGCTTGA
- a CDS encoding histidine phosphatase family protein yields MTRLCLIRHGETDWNAGRRIQGQLDIPLSALGHAQARATANALKDEGFAAIYSSDLARARQTAEATAHLAKVSLHLYPGVRERHYGIFQGLTYAECEARHPAAYARHKARDPRFVPEGGESLLDFAARLSAAIDAIVRRHPGEAVAIFTHGGVLDIVYRQATGRPLESPRDFTIPNCGINWIEIDAGCWTLLSWGEREHLERPLDEL; encoded by the coding sequence ATGACCCGTCTTTGCTTGATCCGCCACGGCGAAACCGACTGGAACGCCGGTCGCCGCATCCAGGGCCAGCTCGATATTCCCCTCTCCGCGCTCGGCCACGCCCAGGCACGTGCCACGGCCAACGCGCTCAAGGACGAGGGCTTCGCGGCGATCTACAGTAGCGATCTTGCGCGCGCGCGCCAAACCGCCGAGGCGACCGCCCATCTCGCCAAAGTGTCCTTGCACCTCTATCCCGGGGTGCGCGAACGCCATTACGGCATTTTCCAGGGCCTCACCTACGCAGAGTGCGAGGCGCGCCACCCTGCCGCCTATGCGCGCCACAAGGCGCGCGATCCGCGTTTCGTTCCTGAGGGCGGGGAAAGCCTGCTCGATTTCGCCGCGCGCCTGTCGGCGGCCATCGACGCCATCGTGCGCCGGCATCCGGGCGAGGCGGTGGCGATCTTCACGCACGGCGGCGTGCTCGACATCGTCTACCGGCAGGCGACCGGGCGGCCGCTGGAAAGCCCGCGCGACTTCACGATCCCGAATTGCGGCATCAACTGGATCGAAATCGATGCCGGCTGCTGGACGCTGCTTTCCTGGGGGGAGCGGGAGCATCTCGAACGGCCGCTCGACGAGCTGTGA
- a CDS encoding HesA/MoeB/ThiF family protein yields MDDEALLRYSRHILLPQVGIEGQEKLLAASALVLGAGGLGSPAALYLASAGIGRLTLADGDTVDLTNLQRQILHRTASIGKPKVLSGAATLAEINPGCRVVALQERLVGARLEEEVAAADVVLDCSDNFATRHAVNRACVKYRKPLVSGAAIRFDGQVAVFDTRRSDAPCYHCLFPEAEDVEEVRCAVMGVFAPITGIIGATQAAEALKLVIGCGAPIIGRLLLLDGLAMEWRSIAVPRDPACAVCATRCAPG; encoded by the coding sequence CTGGATGACGAGGCGCTGCTCAGGTATTCGCGCCACATTTTGCTGCCGCAGGTCGGCATCGAGGGGCAGGAGAAACTCCTCGCTGCCAGCGCGCTGGTGCTCGGCGCCGGTGGGCTGGGGTCGCCGGCGGCGCTGTATCTCGCCTCCGCCGGTATCGGGCGGCTTACGCTCGCCGATGGCGACACGGTCGATCTGACCAATCTGCAGCGCCAGATCCTGCATCGCACCGCGTCGATCGGCAAACCGAAGGTGCTCTCCGGTGCGGCGACGCTCGCCGAGATCAACCCCGGCTGCCGCGTCGTTGCCTTGCAGGAAAGGCTTGTCGGCGCGCGGCTCGAAGAGGAGGTCGCGGCGGCCGACGTCGTGCTCGACTGCTCCGACAACTTCGCCACCCGCCATGCGGTCAACCGCGCCTGCGTCAAATACCGCAAACCGCTCGTCTCCGGCGCGGCGATCCGCTTCGACGGCCAGGTCGCGGTGTTCGACACGCGGCGCAGTGATGCGCCCTGCTATCACTGCCTGTTCCCGGAAGCGGAGGATGTCGAGGAAGTCCGTTGCGCGGTGATGGGCGTGTTCGCCCCGATCACCGGCATCATTGGTGCCACCCAGGCGGCCGAGGCCTTGAAGCTCGTGATCGGCTGCGGCGCGCCGATCATCGGGCGCCTGCTGCTGCTCGATGGTCTGGCGATGGAGTGGCGCAGCATCGCCGTGCCGCGCGATCCGGCCTGCGCCGTCTGTGCTACTCGATGCGCGCCCGGATGA